One segment of Mugil cephalus isolate CIBA_MC_2020 chromosome 14, CIBA_Mcephalus_1.1, whole genome shotgun sequence DNA contains the following:
- the LOC125020084 gene encoding gasdermin-E-like, which yields MFSKATANLVCQIDPEGSLIPVSRLNDSDKLNTGTLVIKRKRPWFWQRPKYQPTDFTLSNLLLGEEVLTPDVSDKEFLTYKGTFGDTLSGELESEVGALNVTFKGRGASKLQSFFGKLKKEELDVKKLLNDSDHRCVDMQHLLMKQIEKHAEVLAIVKERIITTDTCSITQTKTGQCTVQGVLGLISMLGDSFKVCVKDSNNMELDSDVSLEIPSGTVIAYGVLELDIKQDGQYDICLRPSATGGIEADSLSLSEPADDFLDMVDSKLNGQNAPETVALNSRQYVSEKEALSPLAELPQSTRSALMKNLQETLRDRAALSYLQCELEERYMSIMEEQLETELVSDSHGENGQASPTAHLSALHLLVSAMEELPDEALSLLSESGPELLQALDTLMCTLAEPLSIPSLPAPLQDSQAFQLAQRLLGSIKVTLRRDTNKLWTDRRDDARALLCVLCLSVHGLSLLTSTLN from the exons ATGTTTTCCAAAGCCACTGCCAACCTCGTCTGTCAGATTGACCCCGAAGGAAGCCTCATCCCCGTGTCCCGATTAAATGACTCGGACAAACTCAACACCGGTACACTTGTCATCAAACGCAAGCGCCCCTGGTTCTGGCAGAGACCCAAGTACCAACCGACAGACTTCACCCTCAGCAACTTGTTGCTGGGTGAAGAGGTGCTCACTCCTG atgtgtcTGACAAAGAATTCCTCACCTACAAGGGCACATTTGGAGACACACTCTCTGGGGAGCTGGAATCGGAAGTTGGGGCCCTCAATGTCACATTTAAGGGTCGGGGCGCTTCCAAGCTCCAGTCGTTCTTTGGGAAGCTGAAGAAAGAGGAACTGGACGTGAAGAAGCTGTTAAATGACTCAGATCACAG GTGTGTGGATATGCAGCATTTGCTGATGAAACAGATAGAGAAGCATGCCGAGGTGCTGGCAATAGTGAAGGAGAGGATCATCACCACCGACACCTGCTCCATCACCCAGACAAAAACGGGCCAGTGCACTGTTCAGGGGGTGCTCGGCCTGATCAGCATGTTAGGGGATTCCTTTAAG gtgTGTGTGAAGGACAGCAACAACATGGAGCTGGACAGCGATGTCTCCTTGGAGATCCCCTCTGGCACAGTTATTGCATACGGTGTCCTGGAGCTGGACATTAAACAGGATGGACAGTACG ATATCTGCCTGCGACCCAGCGCCACAGGAGGCATCGAGGCCGACTCGCTGTCACTGAGCGAGCCGGCCGATGACTTTCTTGACATGGTGGACAGCAAGCTCAACGGGCAGAATGCTCCAGAGACGGTGGCGCTGAACTCACGTCAATATG TATCAGAGAAGGAGGCCCTTTCTCCTCTGGCAGAGCTCCCTCAGTCAACTCGAAGTGCCTTGATGAAGAATCTCCAGGAGACTCTGAGGGACAGAGCTGCTCTGTCATATCTGCAGTGTGAG CTTGAAGAGAGGTACATGTCCATCATGGAAGAGCAGCTGGAGACAGAACTCGTCTCAGACAGTCACGGTGAAAACGGCCAAGCCTCACCAACAGCTCACCTCAGTGCACTTCATCTGTTGGTTAGTGCCATGGAAG AACTACCAGATGAAGCTCTGTCCCTTCTGAGTGAAAGTGGCCCTGAACTCCTGCAGGCCCTAGACACGCTG ATGTGCACTCTAGCGGAGCCTCTATCTATCCCGTCTCTTCCCGCCCCGCTGCAGGACAGCCAGGCCTTCCAGCTGGCACAACGGCTGTTGGGCTCCATCAAGGTGACACTAAGGAGAGACACCAACAAGCTGTGGACGGACAGAAGAGATGACGCAAGAGCCCTTCTGTGTGTCCTCTGTCTCAGCGTACATGGGTTGTCCTTGTTGACCAGCACGTTGAATTAG
- the nup42 gene encoding nucleoporin NUP42 yields the protein MPVCNFFMQGRCRYGDKCWNEHPRGGNKGGGGGYNDGYSRSSGQQQPRGGGGGFGNRVWVNPSQQKGGYIQPSSFSSHGSDDWGRGGGGGRGGGGGGGGGGGGNDWGRGGGGGGNDWGRGGGGGGGGGNDWGRGGGGRRDNLKSSDFSFSSQNRFSTLNTANTFDKGGKGGGAGDEDDDKKLEVIQADMESWESSGQWGFSCYSNAKTTISGLADLSPEELRLEYCNARASGDLQSYLNGVNQLLSQWKNRVQELKVMSPSTRAALLAELSGTAPQAPPRGFGSSTATGFGSSTSGFGSKGFGAPAPSQSSSFSFASADTGFGSTAAPSSSTGFGGSFTAPTQPPSGFGSNSSASSFSFAMTSTDKPAAPSGFGASAFSFAPANSGGGFPVTAGSGGGFGQASGGFGAAAAPSAPGAGSAAAGASDSLFSSESTLTEEELNQFKAKRFTLGQIPLKPPPANMLLV from the exons ATGCCGGTGTGCAACTTCTTTATGCAGGGTCGTTGTCGTTACGGCGATAAATGCTGGAACGAGCACCCGAGGGGAGGAAacaaaggaggtggaggaggttaTAACGACGGCTACAGCCGCTCCTCCGGTCAACAGCAgcccagaggaggaggtggag GGTTTGGAAACAGAGTCTGGGTGAATCCTTCCCAGCAAAAAGGAGGCTACATCCAGccatcctccttctcctcccatGGAAGTGATGACTGGGGacgtggaggaggtggcggtagaggaggaggaggaggaggaggaggaggaggaggcggcaaTGACtggggcagaggaggaggaggaggaggcaacgattggggcagaggaggaggaggaggaggaggaggagggaatgaCTGgggcagaggaggtggagggagaagaGATAACTTGAAGAGCTCCGATTTCAGTTTCTCCAGTCAGAACAGATTTTCAACTCTTAATACAGCTAACACCTTTGACaagggaggaaagggaggaggagctggtgatGAAGACGATGATAAAAAACT GGAGGTCATTCAGGCGGACATGGAGAGTTGGGAGAGCTCAGGACAGTGGGGCTTCTCGTGTTATTCAAACGCCAAGACGACTATTTCCG GTCTGGCTGATCTCTCTCCAGAAGAGCTCAGGCTGGAGTACTGCAACGCAAGAGCTTCTGGAGATCTGCAGAGTTAC cTTAACGGCGTCAATCAGTTGCTCAGCCAGTGGAAAAACAGAGTCCAGGAACTGAAGGTTATGAGTCCATCTACTCGTGCAGCATTG cTTGCAGAGTTAAGTGGCACAGCTCCTCAGGCTCCTCCAAGGGGCTTTGGTTCCTCAACAGCGACTGGATTTGGATCATCTACATCCGGCTTTGGAAGCAAAG GCTTCGGGGCCCCAGCACCCTCCCAGTCCAGTAGTTTCAGCTTCGCTTCTGCAGATACCGGTTTTGGCTCCACAGCTGCACCTTCATCCTCGACAGGGTTCGGTGGTTCCTTCACAGCTCCTACACAGCCCCCCTCCGGGTTCGGCTCCAACTCTTCGGCGTCATCTTTCTCCTTCGCCATGACATCCACCGACAAACCGGCTGCACCTTCAGGATTCGGAGCTTCGGCGTTCAGCTTCGCTCCAGCAAACTCTGGCGGAGGATTTCCTGTCACCGCAGGGAGCGGCGGTGGTTTTGGACAGGCGAGCGGAGGATTTGGGGCAGCGGCTGCTCCTTCTGCTCCAGGAGCCGGGTCTGCTGCTGCCGGGGCATCGGACAGCCTGTTTTCAAGTGAGAGCACACTGACTGAAGAAGAACTGAATCAGTTCAAGGCTAAGAGATTCACTCTAGGCCAGATTCCCCTGAAGCCTCCTCCTGCTAACATGCTATTGGTATGA